In Streptomyces nojiriensis, one genomic interval encodes:
- a CDS encoding DeoR/GlpR family DNA-binding transcription regulator: MYAPERRHEILRLAREAGSVDVLSLADRFQVTAETVRRDLTALDRSGLLRRVHGGAIPAGRLDFEPDLTEREATAADEKHRIAAAALAELPDGGSVVLDAGSTIARLAAAIPVDVALTVVTHALPVAARLADHTGIDLHLVGGRVRHRTRAAVDAWALRAYAEIRADVLFLATNGFTADGGLTTPDLGEAAVKRAAMAAARRVVLLADSAKAGQEHFARFGSFADVDLLITDTGLAPADKASIEAAGTEVVLV; encoded by the coding sequence ATGTACGCACCGGAGCGGCGCCACGAGATCCTGCGTCTCGCCCGCGAGGCGGGCAGCGTCGACGTGCTCTCCCTCGCCGACCGCTTCCAGGTGACCGCCGAGACCGTACGCCGCGACCTCACGGCCCTCGACCGGTCCGGCCTGCTCCGCCGGGTGCACGGCGGGGCCATCCCGGCCGGCCGCCTCGACTTCGAACCCGACCTCACCGAGCGCGAGGCGACCGCCGCCGACGAGAAGCACCGCATCGCGGCCGCCGCACTGGCCGAACTCCCCGACGGCGGCAGCGTCGTCCTGGACGCCGGCAGCACCATCGCCCGGCTGGCCGCCGCGATCCCGGTCGACGTCGCGCTCACCGTGGTCACCCACGCGCTCCCCGTCGCCGCCCGGCTCGCCGACCACACCGGCATCGACCTCCACCTCGTCGGAGGCCGCGTCCGCCACCGCACCCGGGCCGCCGTCGACGCGTGGGCACTGCGCGCGTACGCCGAGATCCGCGCCGACGTGCTCTTCCTCGCGACCAACGGGTTCACCGCCGATGGCGGCCTGACCACACCCGACCTCGGCGAGGCGGCCGTCAAACGCGCCGCGATGGCCGCCGCCCGCCGCGTCGTCCTCCTCGCCGACTCGGCCAAGGCCGGACAGGAGCACTTCGCGCGCTTCGGCTCCTTCGCCGACGTCGACCTGCTCATCACGGACACGGGGCTCGCCCCCGCCGACAAGGCCTCGATCGAAGCCGCCGGTACGGAAGTTGTGCTCGTATGA
- a CDS encoding MFS transporter produces the protein MSTETSKTAPERENGPEPEERNDVAHDAPSSLADRRRWLALAIVMTAAFMDLVDVTIVNIAIRTMREDFGASTSAIQWITAGYALAFAAGLITGGRLGDIYGRKRVFLIGIAGFTAASLLCGIAANPDVLVAARLLQGGMAALMVPQVLAIIHVTFPPQERGKVFGMFGAIVGLAAVSGPLLGALLIEWDLFGLGWRPIFLINLPVGIMGVILGRKFIAESKAPKALRLDLVGVVLATLALVLLIFPLTHGHENDWPLWGFVCMGAAPFVFAAFIAYEKYKIKKDGSPLVELSLFKVKSFAGGIAVQLTFGIATGIFFLVWTMYMQMGLGWSVLRAGLTGIPFSIAVSVAAGLSVEKLVPRFGRKVLQAGALVMAAGLLLYIWESQHYGMEIASWQMAAPLIVMGVGMGLIVAPLNDTVLSEVPREHAGSASGLINTTGQMGNALGLALTSVVFFGLIDDDMVFGPPYVEAFRGALWWVVAVLVVIFAVMFVLPRRALPMDEREGAAEHAGRTAEKVPAG, from the coding sequence ATGAGCACCGAGACGTCCAAGACAGCGCCCGAAAGAGAGAACGGGCCCGAACCAGAAGAGCGGAACGACGTAGCCCACGACGCACCCAGCTCGCTCGCCGACCGCCGCCGCTGGCTGGCGCTCGCCATCGTGATGACCGCGGCCTTCATGGACCTGGTCGACGTCACGATCGTCAACATAGCCATCCGCACCATGCGCGAGGACTTCGGCGCCTCCACCAGCGCGATCCAGTGGATCACCGCGGGCTATGCCCTCGCCTTCGCGGCGGGCCTGATCACCGGCGGCCGTCTCGGTGACATCTACGGCCGCAAGCGCGTCTTCCTCATCGGCATCGCCGGGTTCACCGCGGCCTCGCTGCTCTGCGGGATCGCCGCCAACCCGGACGTGCTCGTCGCGGCCCGCCTCCTGCAGGGCGGTATGGCCGCCCTGATGGTGCCGCAGGTCCTGGCGATCATCCACGTCACCTTCCCGCCGCAGGAGCGCGGCAAGGTCTTCGGCATGTTCGGCGCGATCGTGGGCCTCGCCGCCGTCTCGGGCCCGCTGCTGGGCGCACTGCTCATCGAGTGGGACCTCTTCGGTCTCGGATGGCGCCCGATCTTCCTGATCAACCTGCCCGTCGGCATCATGGGCGTGATCCTGGGCCGCAAGTTCATTGCCGAGTCCAAGGCCCCCAAGGCGCTGCGCCTGGACCTGGTCGGCGTCGTCCTCGCCACCCTCGCCCTGGTCCTGCTGATCTTCCCGCTGACCCACGGCCACGAGAACGACTGGCCGCTGTGGGGCTTCGTCTGCATGGGTGCGGCGCCCTTCGTCTTCGCCGCCTTCATCGCGTACGAGAAGTACAAGATCAAGAAGGACGGCTCCCCGCTCGTCGAGCTCTCCCTCTTCAAGGTCAAGAGCTTCGCCGGCGGTATCGCCGTCCAGCTGACCTTCGGCATCGCCACCGGCATCTTCTTCCTGGTCTGGACGATGTACATGCAGATGGGCCTCGGCTGGAGCGTGCTGCGCGCGGGTCTCACCGGCATCCCGTTCTCCATCGCGGTCTCGGTCGCCGCCGGCCTCTCGGTCGAGAAGCTCGTCCCCCGCTTCGGCCGCAAGGTGCTCCAGGCCGGTGCGCTGGTCATGGCCGCCGGTCTGCTCCTCTACATCTGGGAGTCGCAGCACTACGGCATGGAGATCGCCTCCTGGCAGATGGCCGCCCCGCTGATCGTCATGGGCGTCGGCATGGGCCTGATCGTGGCCCCGCTGAACGACACCGTGCTCTCCGAGGTCCCGCGCGAGCACGCCGGGTCCGCCTCGGGTCTGATCAACACCACCGGCCAGATGGGCAACGCGCTGGGTCTCGCCCTGACCTCCGTCGTCTTCTTCGGCCTGATCGACGACGACATGGTCTTCGGTCCGCCGTACGTGGAGGCCTTCCGCGGCGCGCTCTGGTGGGTCGTGGCCGTACTCGTCGTGATCTTCGCGGTGATGTTCGTCCTGCCGCGCAGGGCGCTCCCGATGGACGAGCGCGAGGGCGCCGCCGAGCACGCCGGCCGCACCGCGGAGAAGGTCCCGGCCGGCTGA
- a CDS encoding helix-turn-helix transcriptional regulator — translation MTDTPARLLSLLSLLQTPREWPGSELAQRLRVSSRTIRRDIERLRDLGYPVEATLGAEGGYRLVAGAAMPPLLLDDEEAVAIAVGLRAGAGHAIEGVEEASVRALAKLEQVLPSRLRYRVSALQSATIALSRGDGASVDPRTLTTMASAVAGPERLRFAYRAGNGAETRRLVEPYRLVSTGSRWYLVAYDLDREDWRTFRVDRVDEAFATGARFARRDLPMEAEEFVRRGLRGGEKQPYRVEVDFAAAPAELPAWLRAVALPGADGETRVRFESADAPEWTAARLALTGLAFTVREPAELRAAAGALAARLSDAVAS, via the coding sequence ATGACCGACACACCCGCACGGCTGCTCTCCCTGCTGTCCCTCCTCCAGACCCCGCGGGAATGGCCCGGCAGCGAGCTGGCGCAGCGGCTGCGGGTGAGCTCCCGGACCATCCGGCGCGACATCGAGCGGCTGCGGGACCTCGGCTACCCGGTGGAGGCCACCCTGGGCGCCGAGGGCGGATACCGGCTGGTGGCGGGGGCGGCGATGCCCCCGCTGCTGCTGGACGACGAGGAGGCCGTGGCGATCGCGGTGGGGCTGCGGGCCGGGGCCGGGCACGCGATCGAGGGGGTCGAGGAGGCCTCCGTACGTGCCCTCGCGAAGCTCGAACAGGTCTTGCCCTCGCGGCTGCGGTACCGGGTGAGCGCGCTCCAGTCGGCCACGATCGCGCTGTCCCGGGGCGACGGGGCGAGCGTGGACCCGCGGACGCTGACCACGATGGCGTCGGCGGTGGCGGGGCCGGAGCGGCTGAGGTTCGCCTACCGGGCGGGGAACGGGGCCGAGACGCGGCGGCTGGTGGAGCCGTACCGGCTGGTGAGCACCGGGAGCCGCTGGTACCTGGTCGCCTACGACCTCGACCGGGAGGACTGGCGGACCTTCCGGGTGGACCGGGTCGACGAGGCCTTCGCGACGGGGGCCCGGTTCGCGCGGCGGGACCTGCCGATGGAGGCGGAGGAGTTCGTCCGGCGGGGGCTGCGGGGCGGGGAGAAGCAGCCGTACCGGGTGGAGGTCGACTTCGCGGCGGCCCCGGCGGAGCTGCCGGCCTGGCTGCGGGCGGTGGCCCTGCCGGGCGCGGACGGCGAGACGCGGGTGCGCTTCGAGAGCGCGGACGCGCCGGAGTGGACGGCGGCGCGGCTCGCCCTGACGGGGCTGGCGTTCACCGTGCGGGAGCCGGCGGAGCTGCGTGCGGCGGCCGGGGCGCTGGCCGCGCGGCTGTCCGACGCCGTGGCGTCGTAG
- a CDS encoding sigma-70 family RNA polymerase sigma factor, whose amino-acid sequence MATRAVARRQSTSSARAVGGEIADRDLVGMYLDEIARTPLLDAAKEVELSQIIEAGVYAQQILEGAIERDGDTPTREELEALAAEGERAKEVFIRSNLRLVVAVARRYPRSGLPLLDLIQEGNAGLVRAVEKFDYAKGFKFSTYATWWIRQAITRSIADQSRTIRLPVHLVEELGRIRRIQREFNRENGRDPEHAEIAAELDSTEKRVGDVLDWARDPVSLNMAVDDDGDTQFGDLLEDTSAISPEQSVLSLLRSEELEDLLGKLDQRTASIIKMRYGIDDGRERTLTEVGKQHGLTRERIRQIEKHALLELKRMARDTGFDAVA is encoded by the coding sequence ATGGCAACCCGCGCCGTCGCCCGTCGTCAGTCCACGAGCAGCGCACGCGCTGTGGGCGGGGAGATCGCAGACCGCGACCTGGTCGGCATGTACCTGGACGAGATCGCGCGCACCCCGCTGCTCGACGCCGCCAAGGAAGTGGAGCTCTCCCAGATCATCGAGGCGGGCGTCTACGCCCAGCAGATCCTCGAGGGCGCGATAGAACGTGACGGGGACACCCCGACCCGCGAGGAGCTGGAGGCGCTGGCCGCCGAGGGCGAGCGGGCCAAGGAAGTCTTCATCCGCTCGAACCTCCGCCTCGTCGTCGCCGTGGCCCGGCGCTATCCGCGCAGCGGCCTGCCCCTCCTCGACCTGATCCAGGAGGGCAACGCGGGCCTGGTCCGCGCGGTCGAGAAGTTCGACTACGCCAAGGGCTTCAAGTTCTCCACGTACGCCACGTGGTGGATCCGGCAGGCGATCACCCGGTCCATCGCGGACCAGTCGCGCACCATCCGCCTCCCCGTCCACCTGGTCGAGGAGCTCGGCCGGATCCGCCGGATCCAGCGGGAGTTCAACCGCGAGAACGGCCGCGACCCGGAGCACGCCGAGATCGCCGCCGAGCTGGACTCGACGGAGAAGCGCGTGGGCGACGTACTGGACTGGGCGCGCGACCCGGTCAGCCTCAACATGGCGGTCGACGACGACGGCGACACCCAGTTCGGTGACCTCCTGGAGGACACCTCGGCGATCTCGCCCGAGCAGTCCGTGCTCTCCCTGCTGCGCAGCGAGGAGCTGGAGGACCTGCTGGGCAAGCTCGACCAGCGCACGGCGTCGATCATCAAGATGCGGTACGGCATCGACGACGGCCGCGAGCGGACGCTGACGGAGGTCGGCAAGCAGCACGGCCTGACCCGTGAGCGGATCCGCCAGATCGAGAAGCACGCGCTGCTGGAGCTGAAGCGGATGGCGCGCGACACCGGCTTCGACGCCGTGGCCTAG
- a CDS encoding GNAT family N-acetyltransferase — MLQDLEEVQVRPGAEADLAPLTDLYNHYVRETAVTFDTAVFTPEQRRPWLHSHPEDGPHRLLVAWTGNRMAGYATSSAFRPKPAYASSVEASVYLAPHAVGRGIGTLLYEALFAALADEPVHRVFAGIALPNDASVRLHERLGFRRVGEFTEAGWKFGRYWDVRWYEKRLGHHPAG; from the coding sequence ATGTTACAAGATCTCGAAGAGGTGCAGGTCAGGCCCGGAGCGGAAGCCGATCTGGCACCCCTCACGGACCTCTACAACCACTACGTCCGTGAGACTGCCGTCACATTCGACACGGCCGTTTTCACTCCGGAACAGCGCCGCCCCTGGCTGCACTCCCACCCTGAAGACGGGCCGCACCGGCTTCTGGTTGCCTGGACAGGCAATCGAATGGCCGGATACGCCACGAGCAGCGCATTCCGCCCCAAACCGGCCTACGCCTCATCGGTGGAGGCGAGCGTCTACCTCGCCCCGCACGCGGTCGGCCGGGGCATCGGCACACTCCTCTACGAGGCGCTCTTCGCGGCCCTGGCCGACGAGCCCGTGCACCGCGTCTTCGCCGGGATCGCCCTGCCGAACGACGCCTCGGTGCGCCTCCACGAGCGCCTCGGCTTCCGCCGGGTCGGAGAGTTCACGGAGGCGGGCTGGAAGTTCGGCCGGTACTGGGACGTCCGCTGGTACGAGAAGCGCCTGGGCCACCACCCGGCCGGGTGA
- a CDS encoding dioxygenase, with the protein MRSAPVTRIPALYLSHGAPPLADDPLWPGELAAWSAGLPRPRAILMVSAHWEEAPLALGATERVPLVYDFWGFPEHYYQVRYDAPGAPELAASVRKLLRAPGTPVQDIPDRGLDHGAYVPLVEMYPEADVPVLQISLPTLDPAGLMDIGRKLAPLRDEGVLIVGSGFFTHNLAALRHTGPGVPAWSAEFDAWGREALAASDVDALLDFEHKSPAGRLAHPRTEHFAPLFVTLGAAESDLASARTPVDGFWMGLSKRSLQFG; encoded by the coding sequence ATGAGGAGCGCCCCCGTGACCCGCATACCGGCCCTGTACCTCAGCCACGGCGCACCCCCGCTGGCCGACGACCCGCTCTGGCCGGGCGAGCTCGCCGCCTGGTCCGCCGGCCTGCCGCGCCCCCGGGCGATCCTGATGGTCTCCGCCCACTGGGAGGAGGCCCCGCTGGCCCTCGGTGCCACCGAGCGCGTCCCGCTCGTGTACGACTTCTGGGGCTTCCCGGAGCACTACTACCAGGTCCGCTACGACGCCCCCGGCGCCCCGGAGCTGGCCGCCTCGGTCCGCAAACTGCTGCGGGCCCCCGGCACCCCGGTCCAGGACATCCCCGACCGCGGCCTGGACCACGGGGCGTACGTCCCCCTGGTGGAGATGTACCCGGAGGCCGACGTCCCGGTCCTCCAGATCTCCCTGCCCACGCTGGACCCGGCCGGGCTGATGGACATCGGCCGCAAGCTGGCCCCGCTGCGCGACGAGGGCGTACTGATCGTGGGCAGCGGCTTCTTCACGCACAACCTGGCGGCGCTGCGCCACACGGGCCCGGGCGTCCCCGCCTGGTCGGCGGAGTTCGACGCGTGGGGCCGCGAGGCCCTGGCCGCGTCCGACGTGGACGCCCTGCTGGACTTCGAGCACAAGTCCCCGGCGGGCCGCCTGGCCCACCCCCGCACGGAACACTTCGCCCCGCTCTTCGTCACCCTCGGCGCGGCCGAATCCGACCTGGCCTCCGCCCGCACCCCGGTGGACGGCTTCTGGATGGGCCTCTCGAAGCGCTCGCTCCAGTTCGGCTAG
- a CDS encoding MFS transporter codes for MSKTAASLAPAADPSRWKALVFIALAQLMVVLDATIVNIALPSAQTDLGISDGNRQWVITAYALAFGGLLLFGGRIADKWGRKNAFVVGLIGFALASALGGAANGEAMMLGARALQGAFGALLAPAALSLLAVMFTDAKERAKAFGIYGAIAGGGGAVGLILGGFLTEYLNWRWTFFVNIPFAIVAAAGAWMVIREPAGSRNRAPLDIPGVVLSTAGLVALVYGFTRAESAGWSDVLTIVMFVASALLLSAFVLVEAKVKSPLLPLRVLLERNRGGVYLSLGLAVISMFGLFLFLTYYLQVVKGFSPVKTGFAFLPMIAGMITGSTQIGARLMTRVPPRLLMGPGFLVAGLGMLMLTQLEVGSSYPALILPAQLLLGLGMGTAFMPAMSLATHGVNPADAGVASAMVNTSQQVGGAIGTALLNTIAASATTAFLTDHAAEAAAGGPAGQLIQAQAMVEGYASAIWWAVGILVASSVIALTLINTGRPGAGAPVASGSGEDAELKVPVIAH; via the coding sequence ATGTCAAAAACAGCCGCGAGCCTTGCGCCGGCTGCCGACCCCAGCCGCTGGAAGGCACTCGTCTTCATAGCCCTGGCCCAGCTGATGGTCGTCCTCGACGCGACCATCGTGAACATCGCCCTCCCGTCCGCCCAGACCGACCTCGGCATCTCGGACGGCAACCGCCAGTGGGTCATCACCGCGTACGCGCTGGCCTTCGGCGGACTGCTCCTCTTCGGCGGCCGCATCGCCGACAAGTGGGGCCGTAAGAACGCCTTCGTCGTCGGCCTCATCGGCTTCGCCCTGGCCTCCGCGCTCGGCGGCGCCGCCAACGGCGAGGCCATGATGCTCGGCGCCCGCGCCCTCCAGGGTGCCTTCGGCGCGCTGCTCGCACCGGCGGCCCTGTCGCTGCTCGCCGTCATGTTCACCGACGCCAAGGAGCGCGCCAAGGCCTTCGGCATCTACGGGGCCATCGCGGGCGGCGGCGGCGCCGTCGGCCTGATCCTCGGCGGCTTCCTGACCGAGTACCTCAACTGGCGCTGGACCTTCTTCGTCAACATCCCGTTCGCGATCGTCGCGGCCGCGGGTGCCTGGATGGTCATCCGTGAGCCCGCCGGCTCCCGCAACCGCGCGCCGCTCGACATCCCGGGCGTGGTCCTGTCCACCGCCGGTCTGGTCGCCCTCGTGTACGGCTTCACCCGCGCCGAGTCCGCCGGCTGGTCGGACGTCCTGACGATCGTCATGTTCGTCGCCTCGGCGCTGCTGCTGTCCGCCTTCGTCCTCGTCGAGGCCAAGGTGAAGTCCCCGCTGCTGCCGCTGCGCGTCCTGCTGGAGCGCAACCGCGGCGGTGTCTACCTCTCGCTCGGCCTCGCCGTCATCTCGATGTTCGGCCTGTTCCTCTTCCTCACCTACTACCTGCAGGTCGTGAAGGGCTTCTCGCCCGTCAAGACCGGCTTCGCGTTCCTGCCGATGATCGCGGGCATGATCACGGGCTCCACCCAGATCGGCGCCCGCCTGATGACCCGCGTCCCGCCGCGCCTGCTGATGGGCCCCGGCTTCCTGGTCGCCGGCCTCGGCATGCTGATGCTGACCCAGCTGGAGGTCGGGTCCTCGTACCCGGCGCTCATCCTGCCGGCGCAGCTGCTGCTCGGCCTCGGCATGGGTACAGCGTTCATGCCGGCGATGTCCCTGGCCACGCACGGCGTGAACCCGGCCGACGCCGGTGTCGCCTCCGCCATGGTCAACACCTCGCAGCAGGTCGGCGGCGCCATCGGCACCGCGCTGCTGAACACCATCGCCGCCTCCGCGACCACCGCCTTCCTGACCGACCACGCGGCCGAGGCCGCTGCGGGCGGCCCGGCCGGGCAGCTGATCCAGGCGCAGGCCATGGTCGAGGGCTACGCGTCCGCCATCTGGTGGGCGGTCGGCATCCTGGTCGCCAGCTCGGTCATCGCGCTGACGCTGATCAACACCGGCCGTCCGGGTGCCGGCGCCCCGGTGGCCTCCGGTTCCGGCGAGGACGCCGAGCTCAAGGTGCCGGTGATCGCCCACTGA
- a CDS encoding TetR/AcrR family transcriptional regulator — MKSSTSTAPAPASATGVPRPRADAVRNRERILAAARELFVESGSTAPFDEVARRAGVGNATLYRHFPDRPTLVHHVVLFTMGRVTASAEASLAEEPDAFAALCRFTHAAADERIGALCPMLGEGFDGEHPELLAARTALEEAVVTLLAAGQDAGLVRTDIGVGDLMVALSQLSRPLPGVACLDTDRFAHRHLQLFLDGLRAPARSELPGSAATLDDLRQKTM, encoded by the coding sequence ATGAAGAGCTCCACCAGCACCGCCCCGGCGCCGGCGTCCGCGACCGGCGTCCCGCGTCCGCGCGCCGACGCCGTCCGCAACCGCGAGCGGATCCTGGCGGCGGCCCGCGAGCTCTTCGTCGAATCCGGCTCCACGGCCCCCTTCGACGAGGTCGCCCGCCGGGCCGGCGTCGGCAATGCCACGCTCTACCGGCACTTCCCCGACCGCCCCACGCTCGTCCACCACGTCGTCCTCTTCACGATGGGCCGGGTGACGGCCTCGGCCGAGGCCTCCCTCGCCGAGGAGCCCGACGCCTTCGCCGCCCTGTGCCGGTTCACGCACGCTGCCGCGGACGAGCGGATCGGCGCCCTGTGCCCGATGCTCGGCGAGGGCTTCGACGGCGAACACCCCGAACTCCTGGCGGCACGCACCGCGCTGGAGGAGGCCGTGGTCACCCTGCTGGCCGCGGGGCAGGATGCCGGGCTGGTCCGCACGGACATCGGTGTCGGTGACCTGATGGTCGCCCTGTCCCAGCTCAGCCGCCCCCTCCCCGGTGTCGCGTGCCTCGACACCGACCGCTTCGCCCACCGCCATCTCCAGCTCTTCCTCGACGGGTTGCGGGCTCCGGCCCGCTCCGAACTCCCGGGTTCGGCGGCGACCTTGGACGACCTGCGGCAGAAAACCATGTGA
- a CDS encoding M6 family metalloprotease domain-containing protein, which yields MPQTRHRIRRPRRTSAYIGLTALALGVTATASTGISGRGNSAAGAVATTVESALAPCRIAGTMGVQMSEGMPTPPGYSRSTGEIRALNLMIDFPDAKGEGTAADRMAEFFPQTAEWFRTSSYGRLVYRAEAPIKGWLRMPMPFASYGIERGSAYEPGYRQLVEHIAKAADPEVDFARYDLINILVTPNAGPSALDTVLSVTFSGNGEAPVADGVPLANTSFVYSRQDDGSGTYQETGYRVLPHENGHVFGLPDLYTSDGGNTVGHWDIMSEDWGANNDLMGWHKWKLGWLDSKQISCAAKSGTSDHTLSPLGIRGGTKLAFVPLSESSGYAVEVRTLAGNDEAVCKPGVLIYKVDSDVDTGHGPITVSDSASTSGGCTRRPNVHAELSDAPFRPGETFTDEKAGISVSVVGELRNGSYQVRIIRP from the coding sequence ATGCCGCAGACCCGCCACCGGATACGCAGACCACGCCGCACCAGCGCGTACATCGGCCTGACCGCGCTGGCCCTCGGCGTCACGGCGACGGCCAGCACGGGCATATCCGGCCGAGGCAACTCGGCGGCCGGAGCGGTGGCCACGACCGTCGAATCGGCTCTCGCGCCCTGCCGGATCGCGGGCACCATGGGTGTGCAGATGTCCGAGGGCATGCCGACCCCGCCCGGGTACTCGCGCTCGACCGGCGAGATCCGGGCCCTGAACCTGATGATCGACTTCCCTGACGCCAAGGGCGAGGGCACGGCGGCGGACCGGATGGCGGAGTTCTTCCCCCAGACGGCCGAATGGTTCCGCACCAGTTCCTACGGCCGGCTGGTCTACCGGGCCGAGGCGCCGATAAAGGGCTGGCTGCGGATGCCGATGCCCTTCGCCTCGTACGGGATCGAGCGCGGGTCCGCGTACGAGCCGGGCTACCGGCAGCTCGTCGAGCACATAGCGAAGGCCGCCGACCCCGAGGTGGACTTCGCCCGGTACGACCTGATCAACATCCTGGTCACGCCGAACGCCGGGCCGTCCGCCCTGGACACCGTCCTGTCGGTGACCTTCTCGGGCAACGGCGAGGCCCCGGTCGCCGACGGGGTGCCGCTGGCCAACACGTCCTTCGTCTACAGCCGGCAGGACGACGGCTCCGGCACCTACCAGGAGACCGGCTACCGGGTACTCCCCCACGAGAACGGGCACGTCTTCGGGCTGCCCGACCTCTACACCTCGGACGGCGGGAACACGGTCGGGCACTGGGACATCATGAGCGAGGACTGGGGCGCCAACAACGACCTGATGGGCTGGCACAAGTGGAAGCTCGGCTGGCTGGACAGCAAGCAGATCAGCTGCGCGGCCAAGTCGGGCACCAGCGACCACACCCTGTCCCCGCTGGGGATACGGGGCGGCACCAAGCTGGCCTTCGTCCCGCTGTCGGAGAGCTCCGGGTACGCGGTGGAGGTACGGACCCTGGCCGGGAACGACGAGGCCGTCTGCAAACCGGGCGTCCTCATCTACAAGGTGGACTCCGACGTGGACACCGGGCACGGCCCGATCACCGTGTCGGACAGCGCGAGCACGAGCGGCGGCTGCACCCGGCGGCCCAATGTGCACGCGGAGCTCTCGGACGCGCCGTTCCGGCCGGGCGAGACCTTCACCGACGAGAAGGCGGGCATCAGCGTCTCCGTGGTGGGTGAACTGCGCAACGGCAGCTACCAGGTCCGCATCATCCGGCCCTGA
- a CDS encoding thioesterase II family protein, whose amino-acid sequence MTGSGGSTALTSSRVPWWPLLRLREAVTAPRARLLVFPHSGSGPNTLFPLVEPLPDHVEVLGLSLPGRERRFGEPPGCRLDQVLDSVSDEVLGRDPLPTVVFGHSLGALLATRAARLLGPHCRAAVVSGQAPGRTPRRAHATATEEDAVRLLREGGGTPEWVLQDPDMLAHVTRVLRADIELGREAAAGFEDVRLDVPLHVLGGTADPLVPHEPLDGWAAHTTGACQVLRFDGDHFFLLADEHRPTVVDVLRRALTEG is encoded by the coding sequence GTGACCGGCTCCGGGGGATCGACGGCGCTGACGTCCTCGCGCGTGCCGTGGTGGCCGCTGCTGCGGCTGCGGGAGGCGGTGACCGCGCCCCGGGCGCGACTGCTGGTGTTCCCGCACTCCGGGTCCGGCCCCAACACCCTGTTCCCCCTGGTCGAGCCGCTGCCCGACCACGTGGAAGTGCTGGGGCTCTCGCTGCCCGGGCGGGAGCGCCGGTTCGGCGAGCCGCCCGGCTGCCGGCTCGACCAGGTCCTGGATTCCGTCTCCGACGAGGTGCTCGGCCGTGACCCGCTGCCCACGGTGGTCTTCGGGCACAGCCTCGGCGCGCTCCTGGCCACCCGCGCCGCGCGCCTGCTCGGCCCGCACTGCCGGGCGGCCGTCGTCAGCGGGCAGGCCCCCGGCCGGACCCCGCGCCGGGCCCACGCCACCGCCACCGAGGAGGACGCCGTCCGGCTGCTGCGGGAGGGCGGCGGCACCCCGGAGTGGGTGCTGCAGGATCCGGACATGCTGGCGCACGTGACGCGCGTACTGCGGGCGGACATCGAACTCGGCCGGGAGGCCGCGGCGGGGTTCGAGGACGTACGGCTCGACGTGCCCCTGCACGTGCTGGGCGGCACGGCGGACCCCCTGGTCCCGCACGAGCCGCTCGACGGCTGGGCCGCCCACACGACCGGGGCGTGCCAGGTGCTCCGGTTCGACGGCGACCACTTCTTCCTGCTGGCCGACGAGCACCGCCCCACGGTCGTGGACGTGCTGCGCCGGGCGCTCACGGAAGGCTGA